One window of the Nicotiana tabacum cultivar K326 chromosome 4, ASM71507v2, whole genome shotgun sequence genome contains the following:
- the LOC107822792 gene encoding uncharacterized protein LOC107822792: MKLRYAMVCSSNQNRSMEAHCLLKREGFDVASYGTGQHVKLPGPSIREPNVYDFGTPYKHMFDDLRRKDPELYKRNGILPMLKRNLGVKTAPQRWQENAADGCFDVVLTFEEKVFDLVLEDLHNRNQVLLKPVLIINLEVKDNHEEAAVGGRLALLLCQELDATENWEDTIDDIINNFEKQHRRKLLYSISFY, translated from the exons ATGAAGCTCCGGTACGCGATGGTTTGTTCGTCGAACCAGAACCGGAGCATGGAGGCTCATTGCCTGCTGAAAAGGGAAGGGTTTGATGTAGCTTCGTACGGGACGGGGCAACACGTGAAGCTTCCAGGTCCTTCTATTAGGGAACCCAATGTCTACGACTTCGGCACTCCCTATAAACACATGTTCGACGACCTCCGCCGCAAAGACCCGGAACT GTACAAGCGAAATGGAATATTGCCTATGCTAAAAAGGAACTTGGGTGTAAAGACTGCACCTCAACGTTGGCAGGAAAATGCTGCTGATGGTTGCTTTGATGTCGTACTTACGTTTGAAGAAAAAGTTTTTGATTTGGTGCTTGAAG ATCTTCATAACCGAAATCAAGTCCTCTTGAAGCCGGTTCTTATAATCAATTTAGAAGTAAAAGATAACCATGAGGAGGCAGCAGTTGGAGGTCGCCTTGCTTTGCTTTTGTGCCAAGAA CTTGATGCGACTGAAAATTGGGAGGATACAATTGATGATATCATCAATAATTTTGAGAAACAGCACAGAAGGAAGCTCCTGTACAGCATCTCCTTCTACTGA